AACACGGCGACCTTGACCTGCACGGGCGCAACCGGCGTGGTCTCGGATAGCGATACCGCGACGCTCACCTGCCAGGAGCCGGCGTTGGAGGTGACCAAGGAGTGCACGGCGGACCGGGACGATGAAGGCAACTTCATCTACACGGTAACCGCGACGAACCCGGCGAACCCGGACGGCGCGACACTCGACAACTGTGTGTTGAGTGACCCGACGGCGACGTGTGATCCGCTGTCGACGACCGGTCCACTGGCTCCGGGTCAGAGCGCGACGACGAGTTGCACGAGTCCGAACGGGACCAACACGGCGACCGTGACCTGCGACATCGTGGATGCGTTCTTCCCGGACGGGTCTCCGAAGACGGTCAGTGACGAGGACTCGGCGACGTGCGACGACGTCCAGGTGGACAAGCAGGTTTCCTGCGACGCGGGCCTTACCTGGAACGACGTCGGCTTTGCCGACGGCGTGATCGAGGGCTGCATCGGTTGGTCGAGAGTGGGCGTATGGTCGGGAGTGGGCGTAGCGGACGAGATCAAGTTTCGCTATAGGGCCAGGAACACCGGTGGCGGTGCTCTGACCAGCTGTGTGTTGACCGACTCGAACGGCGTGGTGATCGCGTTGCCGACCCCGGTGGGCGATCTGGCGGTGGGCGAGGAGCGGGACATCTTCATGACGAGTGTGTTGGAGTGCAACGACCAGCTTCTGCTGGGTGAGCCGAACACGGCGACACTGGTCTGCACGGGCGGGACCGGTCAGGTGTCGGATGACGACACGGCGACGGTCGAGGCTTGCCAGGAGCCTGCGCTGGACGTGACCAAGGTGTGCTCGGCGGATCAGGATCCGCAGGTCAACTTTGTCTACACGGTGATCGCTACCAACCCGGCGAATGCAAACGGCGCGACGCTCGACAACTGTGTCTTGTTTGATCCGGCCGCGACCTGTGATCCGTTGTCGACGACAGGCCCGCTGGCCCCGGGCGACAGCGCCACGACGACTTGCACCAGCTCGAGCCTGACCAACACGGCATCGGTGACCTGCGACATCGTCGGTGCTTTCCAACCCATCGTGCCCTGCGATGATCTCAGCTTGAGCGACGACACCGTGACCGACACCCAGGCGCACTCCACTTGCGGCACCCTCGACGCCGGCCCGAACTACGCCGTAATGGGCCCGGACGGGAACCTGACCCTCACCGCCGGCACCGCCGTTGTCCTCAACAACGGTTTCGAGGTCGGTGTTGACGGCACTTTCATTGCCGGGAACGATGCGGCGCTGCTTCGTAAGCCGAAGACGATCTCGGCCACGGCAACGGCGACGTGTGACGACGACGAGGTGGACAAGAAGGTTTCGTGTGACGGTGGTCGGACCTGGCACGATGTCGGCTACAACGACGGCGTGATCGAGGGTTGCACCGGCTGGTCCGGTGATGGAGTTGCCGATGAGATCAAATTCCTGTACCGGGCTCGAAATCCCGGTGCCGGTGCTTTGACGGACTGCGTATTGACGGACTCGAACCTGGTCGTGATCCCGGTGCCGATTCAGGTCGGCGCCCTGCCGATCGGCTTCGATGGCTTTATTCACCAGACCACTGTGCTCGACTGCGACGAGGTTCTTCTCGGTGGCGAGCCGAACACGGCGACTCTGGTCTGCACGGGCGCGACCGGTCAGGTCTCGGATAGCGATACCGCGACGCTCACCTGCCAGGAGCCGGCGGTCGATCTGGTCAAGGAGTGCGCGGCGGACGTGGATCCTGAGACGGGTAAGTTCGTCTACACGGTGACGGTGACCAACACCGGCGAAGCCGACCTGGCCATCTGCCAGGTGACGGATACCACGGCTTCAGGCTGCGACACCACGATCTCCTCCCTGGCGCCCGGCGCTGCGGAATCGATCGAGTGCCTGAGTCCGATTGACACCAACACGGCGACGGTCACCTGCGACATCGTGGGTGCGTTCTTCCCGGACGGTTCCCCGAAGACCGTCACCGACGAGGACTTGGCCGAGTGCGAGGTGTGCCCGCCCAAACTCACCTTCGAGGAGTTCCAGAAGGGCGACATCATCACGAATCAATACGCCGGTATCGGCCTTACCGTGACCACGAGCGATCCGGTCAACCACCCGGCGATGATCTTCGACACCTTCAATCCGACCGGTGGCGACTTCGACCTCGGCACGCCCAACACTGACTTCGGTGGCCCTGGTATTGGCTCCGGTGGCGGCTTCGGCCAGCCCGGTCAGAACTCCTTGCCGCTCGGCAAGATTCTCATCCTCTCCGAGGACAATGACCCCACCGATCCCGATGACGATGCCGGCCCCGGCACCATCATCTTCACCTTCGATCATCCGGTGCCGCTGACTTCGGTCGGGATCCTCGATATCGACAACGACGAGGAGATGGGGACGGTGACCGCGTACGACGCCGAGGTCGGCGGCGGCGTGATCGCAACCGCGGACATGCAGACCCTGGGCAACAACAGCTACCAGGATGTGCCGCTCGAGGCCAACGGCGTGCGGCGCATCGAGGTGCACTTCCCGTCGAGCGGTGCGGTGAGCTCGATCGTTTTCTGTCCCGAGTTCTGCGTCGAGGAAGCCATCAACGATCCGCGGGTCAGAGTGCAAGCTGCCGGCCACGCGTTCTGGCTGCCCGGAATCTCGGACGACTTCATCTTCGAGCCGGCCGGTGATTTCATCCCCTTCGACGACGGCACGGCTTTAATGACCGGCACGATTCGCAACCTGAACAACCTCAACGAGGCGTTCGAGGTGGACGTCCAGTTGTCGGGTCGCGTTGACCCCCCAGGTGTGCCCCCAGGCAGTCCCAAGAAGGAGCTGCTGGACAGCGCGTACTCCGAGAATGGGGGTCCGATCGACACATCGACCTTCTCCTACTACACGGGCTTGACCGGAATCCTCACCGGCATCGATGACTTCCAGGGGGCCGTGCTCCAAATCGACCGAACAGGACCGGCCTTCCAGATCGGCAAGGGAGCCAACAACAAGAACACCAATTACGGCGCCTCGGCCTGGTTCGACTGGGTCGTGTTGAGTCAGCCGGATGACACGAGCGTCGTGTTGCCCGACGGTCAGGGAGACATCAACGTCGATATCCCGTGCGAGTGCTTCGACACTGAGTGCGTGCCTATGAAGTACGTGGACGACTTCGAGAGCGGCACCTACTCCGGCGGTACCGGTATGTGGATCGGACCATGGATCGAGAACGATCCGACCGGCAGTGATCAGAGCGCGACCGAGGGTAACGTCCAGGTGAAGGAAGGCGATCTCAGGCTGGATAACTTCAACTATCAGAATCCCGCGGCAGGGGATCCGTTTGCTTACCGAACTCTTGATCTTTCCGGCAAGGTAGAGGCCTGGCTCAAGTTCTACTGGCACCTCGGTTGGTGGGTGGATTCGAGTGACGCGGCTGTGGTCGAGGTTTCCACCGACGGAGCCAACTTCACCGTGGTCAAGACGATCACTGGTCACACCGGAATGGCGGACGGTTGGGAGTGGATTGATATCTCGGACTACATCTCGCCCTACACCACGATTCGCTTCCGGATCTCGAACAAGTATGGGGGCGAGGAGGAGTTCTTCTTCGTCGACTCCATCAAGATCCTAGGTAAGTGTGTGCCGGATCAGTGTGTAAAGCCGCACTCTTGAGGTGGCGTCGAAGGTATTTGACACGGCGTCGGTCCGACACTTAGAGTAAGTTGATAGCTGGATTCAATCGCCCTGAGCAAGGGATAAGCCAAGAAGGAGGCTTGAAGTATGTTGGCGAAGACTGAGGCTAAGATCGGCTTCTCAGCGCTATCGCGGTTCGTAATGAGCAGCTGCCTGCTGCTGGCGCTGGCCGCGGGCTCACCGCTGTCGGCGGCTGAGCTTCCAAGCCAGCAGGTTCCTTTGGCCTGTCAATCGAACATCACGATCGGCGAGTCGGTCGATCCGGTGGACAACACTCTCTTTCACGTAATCCTTACGGTTGCGAACGTCGAGTCCTCGGACGCCGGCGATGTTCCCCAGACCCAGCAATTCCCGTTTGTCCGCTTCTTCCCGTCCTGTAGCGCCATCCCCTGTACGCCCGCTCCCGGGGTCGACGTTGTCGCGGGCTCCGAGTCCTCCAACTGTCCGCAGGCCCTCAATGCGCCGATAGCGGGCGCTGGCTTCGTCGACTTCACTTTCACCCCCACGCTGGAGCTGGGACCCAACGCAGCGCCGGGCATGGGGTTCGATACCTTCTGCGACATACTTGTCGATGTGCGGGTGAATCCGGTTCCGGCGGTGGCGACCACGTTCAACATGGAGGGCACGACGACCGGCGCGTGTGTGAGCTTCGATGGGAGCTCGAGCGGGAGCGGCAGCGATGACATCATGTTCGTTCCGGCGGTGCCTACTCTCGGAGAGGCGGCTCTGGCGGTCCTGGCGCTCCTCCTGATCGTCGGCTCTCTCGTCATCCTGCGGCGAAGGTGGCAGTCGTCTGAAGCGGCCCCATAGGGCCACTTTTCGGAGGCGCGAGCTATTCGAGAGTCACGGTCAGCGTGGCTCCGGAGGAGACCATGAAGCCGTCGTTGAGCACGACAATGTCGCCGGCCCGGAGCGTGGCGTTGGCGCCGGACATGACGTTGACCGTGGGCCCGGCCGAGATCGAGATACAGGCTTCGGCCAGGTAGGTCGAGTAGATCGTCTCGCCGATGATGTCGAGGTGCACCGGCAGGGTGCAGGGAGCGATGATGTCGACGGTGTCGCTGGCCTCGACCAGTGAGCCGTCCAAATCACCGACCTCGGCGACGTTGAGAACGTTGTCCGCCGGGGTCACGCCGCTGCCAACGGAATAGGTCACGGTAACGGTCTCGAACGCGCCCGCGGCGAGGGTCGGGAAGGTACAGTCGACGAACTGGCCGCTGGAAGCCGCGCATTGTGCTGCCGGCGACACCGAGTTCACCGTCAGGCGGCCGTCGACGGCGTCGGTTATGCGCACCGTGGACGCCGGGCCGGAACCGTCGTTGGTCACGGTCAGCGTGAAGGTGTGTGCTGAGGTGCCGGTTTCGACGGCGTTGTCGCCAAAGCTCTTGGCGAACGAGAGGATCGGACCGCCGACCTGGAGGGCCCACAGCTCGCGGCCCAGGAGAGCGTCGTTGGCCGCGAAGAAGACCATTGAGGGTGACGCGGTCGGCTCGGTGGGACTCGAGCCCGTCGCCCCCAGGATGAGATCGTCCACGATATCGGTTCCCCCGGCTGTACCGTTGCTCTTCCAGAGCTCGCTGCCGGCCAGCCCGTTATCGGCGACGAAGTAGAGCATGTCGTCGACGCTCTTCAGCTCGGAAATCCCGGAACCCGCCGCGCCCGGGTTGATGTCACGAATCAGATAGGTCCCGCCACCGGTGCCGTTCGAGCGCCAGAGCTCGTGGCCGACGAGTCCATCATCGGCGGCAAGATAGAGCAGGCTTCCGGCGACCGTGAGGTGCGTGGGGCTCGAAGCGGCGGCTCCGGGGCGGATGTCCTTGACCCGGACAGTGCCCGCGAGGCTGCCATCGCTCTTCCAGAGCTCGCTACCGGTGGCTCCGTCATTGGCCACCAAGAAAAGCTCGTTGCCCAGGGCGACGAGTGACGAGGGGGCGGACGAGCCTGGCCCCGGGTAGATATCCTTGACCCCCAGAGTCCCGCCGGTGGTGCCGTCGGTCTTCCACAGCTCGATGCCGCTGAAGGTCCAGGCCGCGAAGAAAAGCGTGTTACCGACAGCAGTGAGCTCGTGTGGGATGGAGGAGCCGGCGCCGGTGTTGATGTCCTTGACCAGTACGGTACCGGCGGCGGTGCCGTTGCTCTTCCAGAGCTCACTGCCGTAGGGACTGACACCCGCCGAGAAGTAGACGCTGCTTCCCATCGCCGTGATGGAGCTGATGTTGCTGCCGGAGCCGGGTGCGAGGTCTTTGACGAGCACTGTGCCGGCCGCTGTGCCGTTGCTCTTGAACAGCTCGTTTCCGAAGACCGGGTCATTCGCTCTGAAAAACAGGGTGCTGCCCGCCGCCTCCAGGAACGCCAGTCCGGAGCTGCCGGCACCGGGTACGATGTCCTTGACCAGCACTGTCCCGCCGGCGGTGCCGTTGCTCTTCCAGAGCTCCTGGCCATGGACACCATTGTCGGCTCTGAAAAAGACGTTGCCGTTGACGACCGTCAGCAGGCTCGGCCCCGAGCTGCAAGCGTCCGGGCAGATGTCTTTGACCAGAACGGTACCTTGAGTGGTGCCGTTGGATTTCCAGAGCTCGACGCCGTTGACACCGTTGTCGGCTGCGAAGTAGGTAAGGCCCCCCATTTCCACGAGCTCGGTCGGCGACGAAGTTCCGGACGCGTTGATGTCTTTGACCAAGAACGGCAAGGAATCCGCGGACAGCGCAACCCCACCGGCAAGGACGAGGCCAGCCAAGCAGGCGCTGGCGAGCCCGAGTAGTCGCAGTCGGTCGGTGCCAGATCCCCTCATGACGTCCTCAGACTAAAAAGATCCGGCCTGAACCGCTGTGAAAAGGCTCACAGGGAGCGCCGAAAATGCTGCAACGAAAGACAGTAATAATGTAAGTGATACTTGATCATTTTCGGGGTCGAGGAAGGCCCGTGCGGGGCGTGGCCGAAGCCGACTCGCAGAGTTCGTAATGCGGCTGCGGAGCGCTTCACAGAGCGGGCTCCGCGCGTGTGATAATAGTGTATTGATCGGACTTTAGCGACATTCAGCGTGATTCTCGCGAATGGAGTTCCCGGGGTGAATCGAAGGGCGTTTCTCAAAGCCATACCACTTGGTCTTACCGCGGCCGCCGGGGCGCGCTACTGGGTCGGAGGGGCGAATCCGGCGGGTGCACTGCGCTACTGGCTCGATTCCGCCCTGCGGAGCCCCCCCCGCCCCCCGGTCGTCGACCCCGTCACCGACGAAGGCGCGGCGCCCAGGGTTTCGCGCCTCGAGAAGACCAAGGACTTCGACCGCGCCTACGAGGATGACTTCCTGGTGGAAGAAGCCCGTTTTCAGACCCTGCTCTCGGTGGTCGCGCGCATCGGGCGAACGCAGCAGCTGGTGGGGCACGGCAACTTCAACCTGCTGTCGTTCGATCAGATGCTGAGCTTCGCCGGCAACTTCCCCGAGATCGGAGAGTTCCCGCGCGCGGAGCTGGATTACCGCGAGGGGCTGTTCTTCGCGGACGCCACTCGCTACGGTTTCTTCGGCGAAAAGGTCATCCACGATCTGACCTCGGCGATACCGAGGAAAGATGTCGTCAAGATCGCCGGCAGCGGTCACTATCTTCTCAAGGGCGAGCCGGTCGACAAGTTCCGGCGCATCCGCAAAGACATCGGCGACAGCATCACGTTGACCTCGGGTGTCCGTGGGCTGGTCAAGCAGTATCAGCTCTTTCTCGCCAAGGCCGTCGTGACGAACGGCAATCTCTCGCAAGCGTCGCGTTCTCTGGCCCCGCCAGGCTACTCATTCCACGCTCGCGGAGATTTCGACCTGGGCAAGGTCGGTTTCGGCCTCGACAACTTCACCGAGTCCTTCTGCGAGACCGACGAATACCGCAAGCTCATCGATCTCGGATACGTCGGCATTCGATACACGCCGAAGAATCCATTCGGCGTGCGCCACGAGCCCTGGCACATCAAGATCGCGTAGAGGGGGTGTGGCGGAAAACATTGCCGGCATCTCCCCGGCCGTAGTAGACCTATGGCGGATGTCTCGGTTTGTGGCCTCGGGCCGCTTGTTTCTCGCGTTGATGGTCGGCGTCGCCGCCTCGCTGGCGCTCGTCTCGTCTCTCGAGGCCGCCCTGGCGTTCAGCAACGTAGTCATTGATTCGTCCAATCCGACGAACCCTCACTGCAAGACCCTGGGCGACATCGACGGTGACGGCTTTCTAGACGCCGTAGCGGCCAGCTCCAGCGGCGCGGGCATGTTCTGGTACGAGTACCCAACGTGGACGAAGCACACGATTCGGGCGTCCGGGTCCTGGACCACCGACATGCAGGTCGGAGACATCGATGGCGACGGGGATCTCGATGTCGTGATCCCGGATTCGAGCGCCATCAAGTGGTACGAAAACCCGCGGCCCGGCTTCGATCCGAGGAC
This genomic window from bacterium contains:
- a CDS encoding IPTL-CTERM sorting domain-containing protein, translating into MLAKTEAKIGFSALSRFVMSSCLLLALAAGSPLSAAELPSQQVPLACQSNITIGESVDPVDNTLFHVILTVANVESSDAGDVPQTQQFPFVRFFPSCSAIPCTPAPGVDVVAGSESSNCPQALNAPIAGAGFVDFTFTPTLELGPNAAPGMGFDTFCDILVDVRVNPVPAVATTFNMEGTTTGACVSFDGSSSGSGSDDIMFVPAVPTLGEAALAVLALLLIVGSLVILRRRWQSSEAAP
- a CDS encoding peptidase M15, with the translated sequence MNRRAFLKAIPLGLTAAAGARYWVGGANPAGALRYWLDSALRSPPRPPVVDPVTDEGAAPRVSRLEKTKDFDRAYEDDFLVEEARFQTLLSVVARIGRTQQLVGHGNFNLLSFDQMLSFAGNFPEIGEFPRAELDYREGLFFADATRYGFFGEKVIHDLTSAIPRKDVVKIAGSGHYLLKGEPVDKFRRIRKDIGDSITLTSGVRGLVKQYQLFLAKAVVTNGNLSQASRSLAPPGYSFHARGDFDLGKVGFGLDNFTESFCETDEYRKLIDLGYVGIRYTPKNPFGVRHEPWHIKIA
- a CDS encoding DUF11 domain-containing protein, which gives rise to MRGSGTDRLRLLGLASACLAGLVLAGGVALSADSLPFLVKDINASGTSSPTELVEMGGLTYFAADNGVNGVELWKSNGTTQGTVLVKDICPDACSSGPSLLTVVNGNVFFRADNGVHGQELWKSNGTAGGTVLVKDIVPGAGSSGLAFLEAAGSTLFFRANDPVFGNELFKSNGTAAGTVLVKDLAPGSGSNISSITAMGSSVYFSAGVSPYGSELWKSNGTAAGTVLVKDINTGAGSSIPHELTAVGNTLFFAAWTFSGIELWKTDGTTGGTLGVKDIYPGPGSSAPSSLVALGNELFLVANDGATGSELWKSDGSLAGTVRVKDIRPGAAASSPTHLTVAGSLLYLAADDGLVGHELWRSNGTGGGTYLIRDINPGAAGSGISELKSVDDMLYFVADNGLAGSELWKSNGTAGGTDIVDDLILGATGSSPTEPTASPSMVFFAANDALLGRELWALQVGGPILSFAKSFGDNAVETGTSAHTFTLTVTNDGSGPASTVRITDAVDGRLTVNSVSPAAQCAASSGQFVDCTFPTLAAGAFETVTVTYSVGSGVTPADNVLNVAEVGDLDGSLVEASDTVDIIAPCTLPVHLDIIGETIYSTYLAEACISISAGPTVNVMSGANATLRAGDIVVLNDGFMVSSGATLTVTLE